The Clostridium chauvoei genome has a window encoding:
- a CDS encoding PocR ligand-binding domain-containing protein, producing MDRNRQLEDLIDIDLLQDLQDKLAEITDLAFNIVDFRGNPINNYSNFCDFCSSLRSIEEGLDLCCSANAHGGLESAIRKKPYIFKCPAGLVDIAIPIVIDNQYIGAVFFGQVKTDKEEFSSNKKSKEIIRLFKKYPIIKRKYEDIRYVEYSKLKSIYSVVEIIVNQLINKSDLNRLKEEITFNNIKLKKQEDEISYLKNKLIFSDFKFLQTPLSLNFQLNTLNSISNLALIEDSKKTQEAICTFSDITRYLSKNIGKQVTIEEEVKNINNYLKIQSLRFEDRIKCKINIEDRAKGLKIIPMTLLYFIEYIITHSLSYKKKDGFIVINGKIIENEGVIIIEDNGIGIKENEIFFMLNNSDSNIGDLFNNYYGKEYKIKITSRENLGNIIKIKIPLNK from the coding sequence ATGGATAGAAATAGACAGTTAGAAGATTTAATAGACATTGATTTGTTGCAAGACCTTCAAGATAAGCTTGCTGAAATTACAGATCTTGCATTTAATATAGTTGATTTTAGAGGGAATCCTATAAATAATTATTCTAATTTTTGTGATTTTTGCAGTAGTTTAAGAAGCATTGAAGAAGGATTAGATTTATGCTGTTCAGCTAATGCTCATGGGGGGTTAGAATCAGCAATAAGGAAAAAACCTTATATATTTAAATGTCCAGCAGGATTAGTAGATATTGCAATACCTATCGTTATAGATAATCAGTATATTGGAGCTGTTTTTTTTGGCCAAGTAAAAACAGATAAAGAAGAGTTTTCATCAAATAAAAAGTCAAAAGAAATAATAAGGTTATTTAAAAAATATCCAATTATAAAAAGAAAATATGAAGATATAAGATATGTAGAATACTCAAAATTAAAATCAATATATTCAGTAGTAGAAATAATAGTAAATCAATTAATAAATAAATCTGATTTAAATAGATTAAAAGAAGAAATAACTTTTAATAATATTAAACTAAAAAAACAGGAAGATGAAATTAGTTATCTTAAAAATAAGCTTATTTTTTCAGATTTTAAATTCTTACAAACACCTCTAAGTCTGAATTTTCAATTAAACACATTAAACTCTATATCAAATCTTGCATTGATAGAAGATTCAAAAAAGACTCAAGAGGCCATTTGCACTTTCAGCGATATAACAAGATACTTATCAAAAAATATAGGAAAGCAAGTTACAATAGAAGAGGAAGTAAAAAATATAAATAATTACTTAAAGATTCAGTCTTTAAGATTTGAGGATAGAATAAAGTGTAAAATTAATATAGAGGATAGAGCAAAAGGGTTAAAGATAATTCCTATGACTTTATTATATTTTATTGAATATATAATTACGCATAGTTTATCTTATAAAAAGAAAGATGGATTTATTGTTATTAATGGTAAGATTATAGAAAATGAAGGAGTTATTATTATTGAAGATAATGGTATAGGAATTAAGGAAAATGAGATATTTTTTATGTTAAATAATAGTGATTCAAATATAGGAGATTTATTTAATAATTATTATGGTAAAGAATATAAGATAAAGATAACAAGTAGAGAAAATCTAGGGAATATAATAAAAATAAAAATTCCTTTAAATAAATAG
- a CDS encoding response regulator, with protein MVKVILADNENLEVEALKIIINNKFKNVKVVGIANYGDEVLDMVENLNPDIIFIDALLPILNGYEVCKIIKKKDKDKK; from the coding sequence ATGGTTAAAGTCATACTTGCTGATAATGAGAATTTAGAAGTTGAAGCATTAAAAATAATTATAAATAACAAGTTTAAAAATGTTAAAGTTGTAGGTATAGCAAACTATGGTGATGAAGTTTTAGACATGGTAGAAAATTTGAATCCAGATATTATATTTATTGATGCATTATTACCTATATTAAACGGATATGAGGTTTGCAAAATAATAAAAAAGAAAGATAAAGATAAAAAATAA
- a CDS encoding glycyl radical protein → MDILAKGFIKPTKRIEKLKEEVMSAMPCIEADRAIILTKAFKENENEPMIIRKAKSLEAVLMEIPIVIRDEELIVGSLTKNPRSAQVFPEFSNEWLVNEFDKFEKRTSDAFKITEKTKKDLKETFKYWKGRTVSELATSYMSEETKNAMAANVFTVANYYFNGLGHISVDYKKVLEKGFKGIIEEVEEKLNTYDKSAPDYVEKRMFWDSVIISCKAAIHYAKRYAKLAEKLAEDTTDIRRKDELLNIAKICTKVPEYPAETFYEACQSFWFVQAIISLESNGHAISPARFDQYMYPYYKHDINLNESMREFNTEILHCLWVKFNDLTKVRDETTTKAFSGYSMFQNLIVGGQTEEGKDATNELSYMCLEATGSLLLPQPSLSVRIWSKTPDDFLIRTCELTRLGTGLPAFYNDEVIVPMLVNQGLTLEDARDYGIVGCVEPQKPAKTDGWYDAAFFNLAKILELVVNNGDSNSKKVGVDTGDFTTFKSLDDLINAYEKQMKYFVSQMVAADNCVDIAHRERAPLPFLSCMLDDCIERGKSIQEGGGHYRFSGPLGVGVANVGDSFMAIKKLVFDENKITLKELKEALDSNFGEFEKDDMKKLNHQAIKQMLLNRSPKFGNDIDEVDELTRIGSLIYCNEVSKHTNQRGGKFIPGLYPVSNNVHLGSLVLATPDGRSAYTPLADGVSPTRGADLNGPTAAANSVAKLDHFSAPSGTLFNQKFNPRSLEGDNGLKNLAALIRSYFDKKGMHVQFNVIDKETLVDAQKHPENYRDLIVRVAGYSAQFICLDKGVQDDIIKRTEQSM, encoded by the coding sequence ATGGATATTTTAGCAAAAGGATTTATAAAGCCTACTAAGAGAATTGAGAAATTAAAAGAAGAAGTTATGTCAGCAATGCCTTGCATTGAAGCAGATAGAGCAATAATATTAACTAAAGCATTTAAAGAAAATGAAAACGAACCCATGATTATTCGTAAAGCCAAATCTTTAGAAGCAGTATTAATGGAAATTCCTATAGTAATTAGGGATGAGGAACTTATAGTTGGAAGTTTAACAAAGAATCCTAGATCAGCACAGGTTTTTCCGGAATTTTCAAATGAGTGGTTGGTAAATGAATTTGATAAATTTGAAAAGAGAACATCTGATGCATTTAAAATTACTGAAAAAACTAAGAAAGATCTTAAAGAAACTTTTAAATACTGGAAAGGCAGAACTGTTAGTGAATTAGCAACATCTTATATGTCAGAGGAAACAAAAAATGCTATGGCAGCAAATGTATTTACTGTAGCAAATTATTATTTTAATGGTCTTGGACATATTTCTGTAGATTATAAAAAAGTTTTAGAAAAAGGTTTTAAGGGAATTATAGAAGAGGTAGAAGAAAAATTAAATACTTATGATAAGTCAGCTCCGGACTATGTTGAAAAAAGAATGTTTTGGGATTCTGTAATAATTTCTTGTAAAGCAGCAATACATTATGCTAAAAGATATGCTAAATTAGCAGAAAAATTAGCAGAAGATACAACAGATATTAGAAGAAAAGATGAATTGCTAAATATAGCTAAAATATGTACTAAAGTTCCTGAATATCCAGCTGAAACATTTTATGAGGCTTGTCAATCATTTTGGTTTGTACAAGCAATTATAAGCTTAGAATCTAATGGGCATGCAATATCTCCTGCACGTTTTGATCAATATATGTACCCATATTATAAACATGATATAAATTTAAATGAAAGTATGAGAGAATTTAATACAGAAATTCTTCATTGTCTATGGGTTAAATTTAATGATCTTACCAAAGTTCGTGATGAAACTACAACTAAAGCTTTTAGTGGATATTCAATGTTTCAAAATTTAATAGTTGGAGGACAAACTGAGGAGGGAAAAGATGCAACAAATGAATTATCTTATATGTGTCTTGAAGCAACAGGAAGCTTATTATTACCACAACCATCTCTTTCAGTTAGAATATGGAGTAAAACTCCAGATGATTTCTTAATAAGAACTTGTGAATTAACTAGATTAGGAACAGGCCTTCCAGCTTTTTATAATGATGAAGTAATCGTACCTATGTTAGTAAATCAAGGATTAACTTTAGAAGATGCAAGAGACTATGGAATAGTAGGCTGTGTTGAACCACAAAAACCAGCGAAAACAGATGGATGGTATGATGCAGCATTCTTTAATTTAGCTAAGATATTAGAGTTAGTTGTAAATAATGGAGACAGTAATTCAAAGAAAGTTGGAGTAGATACAGGAGATTTTACTACATTTAAATCTTTAGATGATTTGATAAATGCATATGAAAAGCAAATGAAATATTTTGTTTCTCAAATGGTTGCAGCAGATAATTGTGTTGATATTGCACATAGAGAAAGAGCACCACTTCCATTTTTATCATGTATGTTAGATGATTGTATAGAAAGAGGAAAATCAATTCAAGAAGGTGGAGGACACTATCGTTTTTCAGGTCCTTTAGGGGTAGGAGTTGCTAATGTTGGAGATTCATTTATGGCTATTAAAAAGCTTGTATTTGATGAAAATAAGATAACTTTAAAAGAATTGAAGGAAGCCCTTGATTCAAATTTTGGTGAATTTGAAAAAGATGATATGAAGAAATTAAATCATCAGGCTATTAAGCAAATGTTACTTAATAGATCTCCTAAATTTGGTAATGATATAGATGAAGTTGACGAACTTACACGTATAGGTTCTTTAATATATTGTAATGAAGTATCAAAACACACAAATCAACGTGGTGGAAAATTTATTCCAGGATTATATCCAGTATCTAATAATGTTCACTTAGGTAGTTTAGTTTTAGCTACTCCTGATGGTAGAAGTGCATATACACCATTAGCAGATGGGGTATCACCAACTAGGGGAGCTGATTTAAATGGACCAACAGCAGCAGCAAATTCAGTAGCTAAACTAGATCATTTTAGTGCTCCTAGTGGAACACTATTTAATCAAAAGTTTAATCCACGTTCTCTAGAAGGGGATAATGGATTAAAAAATTTAGCAGCCTTAATAAGAAGTTATTTTGATAAAAAGGGAATGCATGTACAATTTAATGTAATTGATAAAGAAACATTAGTGGATGCTCAAAAACATCCAGAAAATTATAGGGATTTAATAGTACGTGTTGCAGGTTATAGTGCTCAATTTATCTGTTTAGATAAAGGGGTACAGGATGATATTATAAAGAGAACAGAACAAAGTATGTAA
- a CDS encoding DNA-binding response regulator: protein MSIYDDFELVRQALKLKVDDYLLKPIKADKVIESINDIIGTSEDYSIDNEIKFVLNYIENNINSNIMLQDIASCMKLSISYLSKAFKNTMGTNFNKYVTNRKIEEAKKILKNTNTSISDITFYIGYNEPNYFCKVFKKVEGMTPLEYREKYNNK, encoded by the coding sequence ATGAGTATATACGATGATTTTGAACTTGTAAGACAAGCATTGAAGCTAAAAGTCGATGATTATTTATTAAAGCCTATAAAGGCAGATAAAGTAATAGAGTCAATAAATGATATTATAGGTACAAGTGAGGATTATTCTATAGATAACGAAATAAAGTTTGTATTGAATTATATAGAAAATAATATAAACAGCAATATCATGTTGCAAGATATTGCTAGTTGTATGAAGTTAAGTATATCATATTTAAGTAAAGCTTTCAAAAATACTATGGGAACTAATTTCAATAAATATGTTACAAATAGGAAAATTGAAGAAGCAAAAAAAATTCTTAAAAACACAAATACTAGTATAAGCGATATAACTTTTTATATTGGTTATAATGAACCAAATTATTTTTGTAAGGTATTTAAAAAAGTAGAAGGAATGACACCTTTAGAGTATAGAGAAAAGTATAACAATAAGTAA
- a CDS encoding glycyl-radical enzyme activating protein: MVDKKINYDETGTVFNIQRFSVNDGPGVRTIVFLKGCPLSCLWCSNPESQNPNEELMFNIKNCLGCKRCKDICDVGAIDFNDVNRIDRTKCINCKECSDICYPGALVISGEKKSVEEVIKEVKKDATHFRHSNGGVTLSGGEPLMQPKFTLELLKGFKANAWHTTMETTGFASKEIIDEVIPWLDLVLLDIKHLDSDKHLKNTGQRNEIILENAKRISELGVETIIRIPVIPEFNSDKESIGKIAKFAKTLKMVKEIHILPYHRLGVNKYECIGRKYKIKDSITTPTEEYMEELKKVVENIGIKCNIGAL, translated from the coding sequence ATGGTAGATAAAAAGATAAATTATGATGAGACAGGAACTGTTTTTAATATACAAAGATTTTCAGTAAATGATGGACCGGGAGTAAGAACAATAGTATTTTTAAAAGGGTGTCCATTATCTTGTTTATGGTGTAGTAATCCAGAATCACAAAATCCTAATGAGGAATTAATGTTTAATATAAAAAATTGTTTAGGTTGTAAAAGATGCAAAGATATTTGTGATGTAGGAGCTATTGATTTTAATGATGTTAATAGAATAGATAGAACAAAATGTATAAATTGCAAAGAATGCTCAGATATTTGTTATCCAGGAGCTTTAGTTATATCGGGAGAGAAAAAAAGTGTAGAAGAAGTTATTAAAGAAGTAAAGAAAGATGCCACTCATTTTAGACATTCAAATGGTGGAGTTACTTTATCAGGTGGAGAGCCGTTAATGCAGCCTAAATTTACTTTAGAATTATTAAAGGGATTTAAAGCAAATGCTTGGCATACGACTATGGAAACTACAGGTTTTGCATCTAAAGAAATTATAGATGAGGTAATTCCGTGGTTAGATTTAGTGCTTTTAGATATTAAGCACTTGGATTCTGATAAACATTTAAAAAATACAGGACAAAGAAATGAGATTATATTAGAAAATGCAAAAAGAATTTCTGAACTTGGAGTAGAAACTATAATAAGAATACCTGTAATTCCAGAATTTAATTCAGACAAAGAGAGTATTGGGAAAATAGCTAAGTTTGCTAAAACTCTTAAAATGGTTAAAGAAATTCATATATTGCCATATCATAGATTAGGTGTAAATAAATATGAATGTATAGGAAGAAAATATAAAATAAAAGATAGTATAACTACACCAACAGAAGAATATATGGAAGAGTTAAAAAAGGTAGTAGAGAATATAGGAATAAAATGTAATATCGGAGCTTTATAA